A single region of the Halorussus gelatinilyticus genome encodes:
- a CDS encoding DNA topoisomerase VI subunit B — protein MPSIQSTLGEEEGIAEELAESQRQISIAEFFEKNKHMLGFDSGARALVTAVKEAVDNALDATEEAGIKPDIYVEIDDSGDYYTLVVEDNGPGITKEQLPKVFGKLLYGSRFHAREQSRGQQGIGISAAVLYSQLTSGKPAKITSKTEAGSEQYFELIIDTDENEPEIKDESDSPPAGKHVNDTHGTRIELEMEGNMRARQQLQRYIKHTAVVNPHARIEYREPGMDEPQQFRRADGAELPAETEEIRPHPHGVELGTVLKMLASTDSHSVSGFVQEEFTRVGRKTADSILDNFRDRHFGREAAWQPPQSHEKSDLARAVANAVSNKSADATAAFGDEVAEAVTARNRVAHSELVEIVTETAESVGEDYGETFGDTVQENAVEAAWERLTEGRTSDLYQLVDKATSTRKDDETVHGLAERLAKRFEKGRERDRATHDELREYVDKAADQTEEYDDATVGDTARENVVMEVWNTMVTVPDAVPKVGDFVDDRDMSSDLLEAMTETDIISPPTNCLSPITAELVEAGLKKEFDADFYAASTRDADVHGGDPFIVEAGIAYGGELEEDGKAEVLRFANRVPLVYQRGACATTDVVKSIGWRNYNLSQPGGSGIPNGPAVIMVHVASTNVPFTSESKDAIANVPEIEDEIELAIREAARELKSYLNKRKSLQKRKKKQNVIASILPEMAEKLADVTGQSEPQYEDALARIMNNVLVEREVEDGTVKLSVENNSSTNASPEITDIVSVEPRNLSDGATAVDMDGEWFVKWSPTVGSGDEAVLEYEVEGEPTFDPANVEGIEDPKLTNNS, from the coding sequence ATGCCATCTATCCAGTCGACGCTCGGCGAGGAGGAGGGGATCGCCGAGGAGCTGGCCGAGAGCCAGCGGCAGATCTCCATCGCCGAGTTCTTCGAGAAGAACAAGCACATGCTCGGGTTCGACAGCGGCGCCCGGGCGCTGGTGACGGCGGTGAAGGAGGCGGTGGACAACGCCCTCGACGCCACCGAGGAGGCAGGCATCAAGCCCGACATCTACGTCGAAATCGACGACTCGGGCGACTACTACACCCTCGTCGTCGAGGACAACGGGCCCGGAATCACGAAAGAGCAGCTTCCCAAAGTGTTCGGGAAGCTCCTCTACGGGTCGCGGTTCCACGCTCGGGAGCAATCGCGGGGCCAGCAGGGAATCGGGATTTCGGCGGCCGTTCTCTACTCGCAGCTGACCTCGGGCAAGCCGGCCAAGATTACCAGCAAGACCGAAGCCGGGTCCGAGCAGTACTTCGAGCTCATCATCGACACCGACGAGAACGAACCGGAGATCAAAGACGAGTCCGACTCGCCGCCCGCGGGCAAACACGTCAACGACACCCACGGGACTCGCATCGAACTGGAGATGGAGGGCAACATGCGCGCCCGCCAGCAACTCCAGCGCTACATCAAGCACACGGCGGTCGTCAACCCCCACGCCCGCATCGAGTACCGCGAGCCGGGGATGGACGAACCCCAGCAGTTCCGACGCGCCGACGGTGCGGAACTCCCCGCCGAGACCGAGGAGATTCGCCCGCACCCCCACGGCGTCGAGTTGGGGACCGTCCTGAAGATGCTGGCGAGCACCGATTCCCACAGCGTCTCGGGGTTCGTCCAGGAGGAGTTCACTCGCGTCGGCCGCAAGACCGCAGACTCCATCCTCGACAACTTCCGGGACCGGCACTTCGGCCGGGAAGCGGCGTGGCAACCGCCGCAGTCCCACGAAAAGTCGGACCTCGCACGCGCCGTCGCCAACGCGGTCTCGAACAAGAGCGCGGACGCGACCGCCGCCTTCGGCGACGAGGTGGCCGAGGCGGTCACCGCTCGCAACCGCGTCGCCCACAGCGAACTGGTCGAAATAGTCACCGAGACCGCCGAGTCGGTAGGTGAAGACTACGGCGAGACGTTCGGCGACACGGTACAGGAGAACGCCGTCGAAGCCGCGTGGGAACGGCTCACCGAGGGGCGCACGAGCGACCTCTACCAACTCGTGGACAAGGCGACCAGCACCCGGAAGGACGACGAGACGGTCCACGGCCTCGCCGAACGCCTCGCCAAGCGCTTCGAGAAGGGCCGCGAGCGAGACCGAGCGACTCACGACGAACTGCGCGAGTACGTCGACAAGGCCGCCGACCAGACCGAGGAGTACGACGACGCGACCGTCGGCGACACCGCCCGCGAGAACGTCGTCATGGAGGTCTGGAACACGATGGTCACCGTCCCCGACGCCGTGCCGAAGGTCGGCGATTTCGTGGACGACCGCGACATGTCCAGCGACCTGCTGGAGGCGATGACCGAGACCGACATCATCTCGCCCCCGACCAACTGCCTGTCGCCCATCACCGCGGAACTCGTGGAGGCGGGGCTGAAGAAGGAGTTCGACGCGGACTTCTACGCCGCCTCGACCCGCGACGCCGACGTTCACGGCGGCGACCCCTTCATCGTGGAGGCCGGAATCGCCTACGGCGGCGAGTTGGAGGAGGACGGCAAGGCCGAGGTCCTGCGATTCGCGAACCGGGTTCCGCTGGTCTACCAGCGCGGGGCCTGCGCGACGACCGACGTGGTGAAGTCCATCGGCTGGCGCAACTACAACCTCAGCCAGCCCGGCGGCTCCGGCATCCCGAACGGTCCGGCGGTCATCATGGTTCACGTCGCCTCGACCAACGTGCCGTTCACCAGCGAGAGCAAGGACGCCATCGCCAACGTCCCCGAAATCGAGGACGAAATCGAGTTGGCGATTCGGGAGGCCGCCCGCGAGTTGAAGTCGTACCTCAACAAGCGCAAGTCCCTCCAGAAGCGCAAGAAGAAGCAGAACGTCATCGCCTCCATCCTGCCGGAGATGGCCGAGAAGCTGGCCGACGTGACCGGCCAGAGCGAACCGCAGTACGAGGACGCGCTGGCCCGCATCATGAACAACGTTCTCGTGGAGCGCGAGGTGGAGGACGGCACCGTCAAACTCTCGGTCGAGAACAACTCTAGCACGAACGCCTCGCCCGAAATCACCGACATCGTGAGCGTCGAGCCGCGGAACCTCTCTGACGGCGCGACCGCCGTGGACATGGACGGCGAGTGGTTCGTCAAGTGGTCGCCGACCGTCGGGAGCGGCGACGAGGCCGTACTGGAGTACGAAGTCGAGGGAGAGCCGACGTTCGACCCGGCGAACGTCGAAGGAATCGAGGACCCGAAACTCACTAACAACTCATGA
- a CDS encoding TOBE domain-containing protein — MALSARNRLAGTVKSLDTEGLMAEVVVETDEGTEVTSIITGNSADRLGLEEGAAVNAVVKATDVMIENE; from the coding sequence ATGGCACTCAGCGCACGCAACCGACTCGCGGGAACCGTGAAATCGCTCGACACCGAGGGGCTGATGGCGGAAGTCGTCGTGGAGACCGACGAGGGAACCGAAGTCACGTCGATAATCACCGGCAACTCCGCGGACCGACTCGGCCTGGAGGAGGGCGCGGCGGTGAACGCGGTCGTCAAAGCGACCGACGTGATGATAGAGAACGAGTAG
- a CDS encoding DNA topoisomerase IV subunit A — protein sequence MSADNEAEAQEKLIDLAAEFYDQFERGDIPEMSVPTRTKSNIVFDEDENVWVYGDRESTRSANSVRGARKLLKAIYTIEFLSEQLEADRSSTLRELYYLSESWDVNEAQFSSQDESNQLVEDLEIVSEVTREDFHMRPEESGATIMGPLHLREQTRRGEREIHCQKDVGEGGYQIPNNPDTIEFLDHDADFVLCVETGGMRDRLVENGFDEEYNTIVVHLKGQPARATRRITKRLHDELDLPVTVFTDGDPWSYRIFGSVAYGSIKSAHLSEYLATPEAQFIGIQPEDIVEYDLPTDPLSDSDVNALESELEDPRFQTDYWEEQIEIQLDIEKKSEQQSLASHGLDFVTETYLPERLEAMGVL from the coding sequence ATGAGCGCAGACAACGAAGCAGAAGCCCAAGAGAAACTCATCGACCTCGCCGCGGAGTTCTACGACCAGTTCGAGCGGGGCGACATCCCCGAGATGTCGGTCCCGACCCGGACCAAGAGCAACATCGTCTTCGACGAGGACGAGAACGTCTGGGTGTACGGCGACCGCGAGAGCACCCGGAGCGCCAACAGCGTCCGGGGCGCTCGTAAACTGTTGAAGGCGATATACACTATCGAGTTCCTCTCCGAGCAGTTGGAGGCGGACCGCTCTTCGACCCTGCGTGAACTGTACTACCTCAGCGAGAGCTGGGACGTGAACGAAGCGCAGTTCTCCTCGCAGGACGAGTCGAACCAGTTGGTCGAGGACTTGGAAATCGTCTCGGAGGTCACCCGCGAGGACTTCCACATGCGCCCCGAGGAGTCGGGGGCGACCATCATGGGACCGCTCCACCTCCGCGAGCAGACCCGCCGCGGCGAGCGCGAGATTCACTGTCAGAAGGACGTCGGCGAGGGCGGCTACCAGATCCCGAACAACCCCGACACCATCGAGTTCTTGGACCACGACGCGGACTTCGTCCTCTGCGTGGAGACCGGTGGTATGCGCGACCGACTGGTCGAGAACGGCTTCGACGAGGAGTACAACACCATCGTCGTCCACCTCAAGGGTCAGCCGGCGCGCGCGACCCGCCGCATCACCAAGCGCCTCCACGACGAACTCGACCTGCCGGTCACGGTGTTCACTGACGGTGACCCGTGGTCGTACCGCATCTTCGGGTCGGTGGCCTACGGTTCCATCAAGTCCGCGCACCTCAGCGAGTACCTCGCCACCCCCGAGGCCCAGTTCATCGGCATCCAGCCCGAGGACATCGTGGAGTACGACCTGCCGACCGACCCCCTGAGCGACTCCGACGTCAACGCCCTCGAATCCGAACTGGAGGACCCGCGCTTCCAGACCGACTACTGGGAAGAGCAGATAGAGATCCAGTTGGACATCGAGAAGAAGTCCGAACAGCAGTCGCTCGCGTCTCACGGGCTGGACTTCGTGACCGAGACGTACCTGCCCGAGCGACTCGAAGCGATGGGCGTGCTGTAG
- a CDS encoding zinc ribbon domain-containing protein, protein MSSPTTPNFCSQCGSALSPGDAFCSKCGTAVDGESSDAGRTDASASGSERAAGLGSETAERFVSEMPSSRGPPVSNPDLRRRVERYAVEGWDVKRDDGDRVVMINRTLGSPWIHAFLLLATSPVGNLLYAWYRYSPGAERVELRADGTERRSGDEASRWTLKSAVGVAAGLTLGFCLALVATLLLWVTSSLVPTVIAGACLLAALASIPLSTQLAPGFESPTTFGRRRTTDERVVDEPTRPCSACARPVGTGVRRTFAEKRYLAGIPVETLHEGENTYCRACANGDPFVREGVGESDENGRESEREFA, encoded by the coding sequence GTGAGTTCTCCGACTACACCCAACTTCTGCTCGCAGTGCGGGTCTGCGCTGTCGCCCGGTGACGCCTTCTGTTCGAAGTGCGGGACGGCCGTGGACGGGGAGTCGAGCGACGCCGGGAGGACGGACGCCAGCGCGTCCGGTAGCGAGCGCGCCGCGGGACTCGGTTCGGAGACCGCCGAGCGGTTCGTCTCCGAGATGCCCTCCTCGCGCGGTCCGCCGGTCTCGAACCCCGACCTCCGCCGGCGCGTCGAGCGCTACGCCGTCGAGGGCTGGGACGTGAAACGCGACGACGGCGACCGGGTAGTGATGATAAACCGCACGCTCGGGTCGCCGTGGATTCACGCCTTCCTGTTGCTGGCGACCAGTCCGGTCGGCAACCTGCTGTACGCGTGGTATCGCTACTCGCCCGGTGCCGAGCGCGTCGAGTTGCGCGCCGACGGGACCGAGCGCCGCTCGGGCGACGAAGCCAGCCGTTGGACGCTGAAGTCGGCGGTCGGCGTCGCCGCGGGGCTGACGCTCGGATTCTGTCTCGCGCTGGTCGCGACGCTGCTCCTGTGGGTCACGTCGTCGCTCGTGCCGACGGTCATCGCCGGCGCGTGCCTGCTCGCGGCGCTGGCGTCGATTCCGCTCAGCACGCAACTCGCGCCGGGGTTCGAGTCGCCGACGACGTTCGGTCGCCGCCGCACGACCGACGAGCGCGTCGTCGACGAACCGACCCGGCCCTGCTCGGCCTGCGCGCGTCCGGTCGGAACCGGCGTGCGCCGGACCTTCGCCGAGAAGCGCTACCTCGCCGGCATCCCGGTCGAGACGCTCCACGAGGGCGAGAACACCTACTGCCGAGCGTGCGCGAACGGCGACCCGTTCGTCCGCGAGGGCGTCGGAGAAAGCGACGAGAACGGTCGGGAGAGCGAGCGAGAGTTCGCCTGA
- a CDS encoding YqjF family protein: MVVALEMGWRQLLFENWPVDPAVMDAHLPDGFVPDVYDGSAWLSVVPFTNVAVRPKGFPEPFGIRLPELNLRTYVTRDGVPSVYFFSLDAQGIASVLGARLFHHLPYYYARITLSQDDGRVRFDSRRRHPGSRPARYAGTYGPTGEPFSAPDDPFAAFLVERYRFHTEAQDGSVRYTTVDHDPWTLYHATADVETNTLLTAHGFARPDADPVYYYSPGLDVVASRSRRADELR, translated from the coding sequence ATGGTCGTTGCGCTGGAGATGGGCTGGCGACAGCTGCTGTTCGAGAACTGGCCGGTCGATCCGGCGGTGATGGACGCCCACCTGCCCGACGGGTTCGTCCCCGACGTGTACGACGGTTCGGCGTGGCTCTCGGTGGTCCCGTTCACTAACGTCGCCGTCCGGCCGAAAGGGTTCCCCGAACCGTTCGGTATTCGGCTCCCCGAACTCAACCTCAGGACGTACGTCACCCGCGACGGCGTCCCGAGCGTCTACTTCTTCAGCCTCGACGCGCAGGGTATCGCCAGCGTCCTCGGCGCACGCCTGTTCCACCACCTGCCCTACTACTACGCCCGAATCACGTTGAGCCAAGACGACGGCCGAGTGCGCTTCGACAGTCGCCGTCGGCATCCGGGTTCGCGGCCCGCCCGCTACGCGGGAACGTACGGCCCGACGGGCGAACCGTTCTCGGCACCCGACGACCCGTTCGCGGCGTTTCTCGTCGAGCGCTACCGATTCCACACCGAGGCACAGGACGGGTCGGTTCGGTACACGACCGTCGATCACGACCCGTGGACGCTGTACCACGCTACCGCCGACGTCGAGACGAACACGCTCCTCACGGCCCACGGCTTCGCACGACCGGACGCCGACCCGGTGTACTACTACAGTCCGGGTCTCGACGTGGTCGCCTCTCGGAGCAGACGTGCGGACGAACTCCGATAG